DNA from bacterium:
GGCTCAGGATGTGATGCAGCTTTTGCGCGAATCCAATCCGCCGGTGATTGCAAGAGTGGAAGAGGATAGAGTTTTTTTTGAACTTCGCACGATTCGAGCTGAGGAGCAAGAGCAAATCACACTTTGTCTGACTGATGTACTCTTAACAAAGTAGTGCGGACGTCTCGTCTGCGACAGTTGCAGGCGGGACGCCCGCACTACTTTATTTACAAAGCCTTCCAGTTAGCGTTAATATCGACTTCCACAAATATGATTACACAAGAATTGATCGAAGCGCATGGATTAACTCAAGAAGAATACGCAAAGATTTGCGACACCTTACGGCGGGAGCCGAACCTCACAGAACTGGGGATGTTCTCCGTAATGTGGAGCGAGCATTGCAGTTACAAAAGTTCACGGCTGCACTTAAAGAGATTGCCCACCAGAGGACCGGTCGTTTTGCAGGGTCCCGGTGAAAACGCCGGTGTGATCGATATTGGAGAAGGGCTTGCTGCCATTTTCAAAATCGAATCGCACAATCATCCTTCCTTTATTGAGCCGTTTCAGGGAGCCGCAACAGGTGTGGGTGGAATCATTCGCGATATTTTTACAATGGGAGCCCGGCCGCTCGCGCTCTTGAATTCACTGAGATTCGGTCCGCTCACATCCAAACAAAATCGATCGATTCTGCGGGGAGTCGTTTCCGGCATCGGTTTTTATGGAAACTGCATGGGAATTCCAACAGTGGGTGGTGAAGTTGTATTTGAAGATTGCTACAGTTTGAATCCGCTGGTAAATGTTTTCTGTCTCGGAGTCGCGCCGCACGACAAAATCTATTACGGACGCGCGAAAATTCCGGGAAATTCCGTTTACTATGTCGGCGCAAAAACGGGACGGGACGGAATTCATGGAGCCACGATGGCAAGCGCCGAGTTCGCGGAAGAGACCGAATCCAAACGTCCCAACGTTCAGGTTGGCGATCCGTTCATGGAAAAACTTCTTTTGGAAGCGTGTCTCGAATTGATGCAACAGGACATCCTGGAAGGAATTCAAGATATGGGAGCTGCGGGTCTGACCTGCGCAACATCCGAAATTGCGAGTCGCGGTGGAAGTGGAATGAAAATCCATCTGGATTCTGTGCCGCAGCGCGAAAAAAATATGAGCGCGTACGAAATACTTCTTTCAGAATCGCAAGAACGGATGCTGATGGTAGTCAAAAAAGGGCACGAACAGGAAGCCGAGCGAATCTTTGAAAAATACGATCTGCATGCTGAAAATATCGGAACGATTTCAGAGGACTCATGGCTTCATATTCAGTACCAGGGAAAAGAAGTGGCGTCTGTGCCTGCGCGCGCGTTGGCAGAAGAAGCCCCTGTGTATTCGCGACCGTTGCAGGAGCCCTCGCAACGCTATCCTGAGTTCCAGGGGGATCTGCCGGAAGACTACAATGACGTCGCGAGGCGAATTCTGAGGCTGCCTACTGTTGCCTCAAAGCACTGGGTGTACAGGCAGTACGATCACACCGTACGAACCAATACTATTTCGATGCCGGGCACCGCAACTCCCATGATCCGCATCAAAGATACATCGATAGATCTCGCAATGAGTGTGGATGGCAATGGACGATTCTGTGAGCTTGACCCCTACGTAGGCTCTCAGATCGCAGTCGCGGAAGCCGCGCGCAACGTGGTTTGTGCCGGAGCCAAACCGGTTGCAATCACGAATTGTTTGAACTTCGGCAATCCTGAAAAACCTCACATCATGTGGCAATTCTCACGAGTAGTTGATGGAATCGCCAAAGCGTGTGAGACCTTTGGAACTCCGGTCACCGGAGGGAACGTCAGCTTTTACAACGAAACGGAAGGCCAGGCAATTTATCCGACTCCCACCATTGGTATGGTGGGGATTTTGCGGGACGGGGAACCGTTGAGTCCGCATTTTAAGCGGGAAGAAGATGTAGTGGTTCTGGTCGGTCCTTCGGGCGATGAGATCGGGGGTAGTCAATATGCCACACTGAACGCTCCTCTTACCGGTCCCTGCCCAAAGCTGGATCTTGAGCTTGAAAAGCGCTCTCACCGCGCGCTTCTACAGGCGGCTTCAGAAGAATTGTTGCAAAGTCTCCATGATTGTTCCGATGGCGGACTGATCGCAACTGTT
Protein-coding regions in this window:
- the purL gene encoding phosphoribosylformylglycinamidine synthase subunit PurL — its product is MITQELIEAHGLTQEEYAKICDTLRREPNLTELGMFSVMWSEHCSYKSSRLHLKRLPTRGPVVLQGPGENAGVIDIGEGLAAIFKIESHNHPSFIEPFQGAATGVGGIIRDIFTMGARPLALLNSLRFGPLTSKQNRSILRGVVSGIGFYGNCMGIPTVGGEVVFEDCYSLNPLVNVFCLGVAPHDKIYYGRAKIPGNSVYYVGAKTGRDGIHGATMASAEFAEETESKRPNVQVGDPFMEKLLLEACLELMQQDILEGIQDMGAAGLTCATSEIASRGGSGMKIHLDSVPQREKNMSAYEILLSESQERMLMVVKKGHEQEAERIFEKYDLHAENIGTISEDSWLHIQYQGKEVASVPARALAEEAPVYSRPLQEPSQRYPEFQGDLPEDYNDVARRILRLPTVASKHWVYRQYDHTVRTNTISMPGTATPMIRIKDTSIDLAMSVDGNGRFCELDPYVGSQIAVAEAARNVVCAGAKPVAITNCLNFGNPEKPHIMWQFSRVVDGIAKACETFGTPVTGGNVSFYNETEGQAIYPTPTIGMVGILRDGEPLSPHFKREEDVVVLVGPSGDEIGGSQYATLNAPLTGPCPKLDLELEKRSHRALLQAASEELLQSLHDCSDGGLIATVAESCFGAYPIKLGCELNWEGSSRPDAFLFGETQSRYLLSCRSESLSRLREIFEFHRISYFVLGKTGGREVAIRFSGDLLIRLSVQELYEIWYNSFTNQLR